One segment of Rhipicephalus sanguineus isolate Rsan-2018 chromosome 6, BIME_Rsan_1.4, whole genome shotgun sequence DNA contains the following:
- the LOC119396892 gene encoding mitochondrial import inner membrane translocase subunit Tim17-A, which translates to MEEYAREPCPWRIVDDCGGAFTMGAIGGAVFQSIKGFRNAPSGVNRRLLGSLGAIKERAPIIGGNFAVWGGLFSTIDCTMVKIRKKEDPWNSITSGALTGAILAVRNGAGAMVGSAVIGGVLLALIEGVGILFTRYSAEQFKPVNPQMEDPSQLGGTPFGASSQYQGM; encoded by the exons ATGGAAGAATACGCACGTGAACCATG CCCATGGCGCATTGTAGACGACTGCGGTGGTGCCTTCACCATGGGTGCCATTGGTGGGGCAGTATTTCAGAGCATAAAGGGCTTCAGAAATGCACCATCG GGCGTGAACCGCAGACTTCTTGGCAGCTTAGGCGCAATCAAGGAGAGAGCTCCCATCATAGGAG gaaacttCGCAGTGTGGGGTGGCTTGTTCTCAACAATAGACTGCACTATGGTAAAGATTCGCAAGAAAGAAGACCCGTGGAATTCCATCACTAGCGGTGCTCTCACGGGAGCAATCTTGGCTGTCAGAA ATGGTGCAGGAGCAATGGTAGGATCAGCGGTTATAG GGGGTGTTCTATTGGCTCTGATTGAAGGCGTAGGAATATTGTTTACACGGTACTCTGCAGAGCAGTTCAAACCAG TGAATCCACAAATGGAGGACCCATCACAACTAGGAGGAACACCGTTTGGTGCCAGTTCGCAGTACCAGGGAATGTGA